One region of Petroclostridium xylanilyticum genomic DNA includes:
- a CDS encoding DNA-3-methyladenine glycosylase encodes MKKLTRDFYNRDTLEVAGDLLGKYLVHEIGSQKLIGKIVEVEAYKGPGDKAAHSYGGKITERNKVMFGPPGYAYVFNIYGMYQCMNVVTEPEGNPCAVLIRAVEPVAGEDFMARNRYNKDYEALDKRSRINISNGPGKLCIALGIAMKHYGQDLCGDVLYITENDKNEEFYIATSPRINIDYAEEAMHFPWRFYIEGNKYVSKK; translated from the coding sequence ATGAAAAAACTCACCAGAGATTTTTATAACCGGGATACGCTTGAAGTGGCAGGAGATTTGCTGGGAAAGTATCTTGTCCACGAGATTGGTAGTCAAAAATTAATCGGAAAAATTGTAGAGGTGGAAGCCTATAAAGGGCCTGGGGATAAGGCAGCCCATTCCTATGGCGGGAAGATAACAGAGAGGAATAAGGTGATGTTTGGTCCGCCGGGATACGCTTATGTTTTTAATATTTACGGAATGTACCAGTGTATGAATGTAGTCACCGAACCGGAAGGCAATCCTTGTGCCGTCCTGATAAGGGCAGTAGAACCTGTTGCGGGAGAAGATTTCATGGCCAGGAACAGGTATAACAAGGATTATGAAGCCCTTGATAAAAGATCCAGAATTAATATTTCAAACGGACCGGGGAAACTTTGTATAGCGTTAGGAATTGCAATGAAACACTATGGGCAGGATTTGTGCGGTGATGTACTCTATATCACTGAAAACGATAAAAATGAAGAATTTTACATTGCAACATCACCAAGAATCAATATTGATTATGCAGAAGAAGCTATGCATTTTCCATGGAGGTTTTATATAGAAGGCAATAAGTATGTTTCAAAAAAATAA
- a CDS encoding carbohydrate-binding protein, producing the protein MSMKQPYEKNGIIVDPVNVRNGDNLKITYDGLLAQAGAAHVYLHIGEGENFFNVQDVKMEKIGPNKFEATVHVQPTGETVNFCFKDCANNWDNNYGRNYVLATPYQQH; encoded by the coding sequence ATGTCTATGAAGCAGCCTTATGAAAAGAATGGAATTATAGTAGACCCTGTAAACGTAAGAAATGGGGATAATTTAAAAATCACTTATGACGGATTATTAGCACAAGCAGGCGCAGCACATGTTTACCTCCATATTGGGGAGGGAGAAAATTTCTTTAACGTACAGGATGTTAAAATGGAAAAAATAGGACCTAATAAATTTGAAGCAACCGTTCATGTTCAGCCGACAGGGGAGACGGTAAATTTCTGTTTTAAGGACTGTGCAAACAATTGGGATAACAACTATGGCAGGAATTACGTTTTAGCAACCCCATATCAACAGCATTAA
- a CDS encoding DNA translocase FtsK translates to MKTERLQRYNSSKYSRYKNAGKKSNTKAVRNIFIILAVFAVISLYFSGFSTGKFLMIFFWEVVGMIGLIAVFLYITIHSKKKERCSTKRLTLSKGTRDIEQKVHINRPKIKSRKLIKLDKRNFNWSDEDIQRNTKEDMKTAYYQPIVEERKFIPYRSPFEPINPPAKPKEEQVDSEVGEIQNVEENKVAGSENSENPTQVPELEVQEITVDESLEDNGDINDNNSGLMEYEETEDENMIGDETEEDSFELFEQDSTEDSKCTILKVEIPKQVKTDNKPFHKMKPKIRAITVRKKAGPENEDVYPPVELLNANHTKIDRDFMRGKIESNAKKLVETLASFGVGVKVINISQGPSVTRYELQPNAGVKVSKIVNLSDDIALSLAAKGVRIEAPIPGKAAIGIEVPNEEVVPVFLREVIESKEFRNHPSKLAFAVGKDIAGNNMVADIARMPHLLIAGATGSGKSVCINTLIASILYKAKPSEVRLIMVDPKVVELGIYNGIPHLLIPVVTDPKKAAGALNWAVQEMTNRYKLFADNNVRDLKGYNALLKEKGEEDIIPQIVIIIDELADLMMVAPNEVEDSICRLAQMARAAGMHLVIATQRPSVDVITGLIKANIPSRISFAVSSQVDSRTILDMAGAEKLLGKGDMLFNPMGEPKPIRVQGAFVSDKEVEAIVSHIKSNVAANYDEDILETINSQTESSKSDSENEDELLPQAIEMSIEHGQASASLLQRKFKIGYSRAARILDQMEARGIVSGYEGSKPRQVLITKAEWDEMNI, encoded by the coding sequence ATGAAAACAGAACGCTTACAAAGATATAATTCTTCTAAATATTCCAGATATAAAAATGCCGGAAAAAAGTCAAATACAAAAGCAGTACGCAATATATTCATTATACTTGCTGTTTTTGCAGTTATAAGCCTATACTTTTCGGGTTTTTCTACCGGTAAATTCTTAATGATCTTTTTTTGGGAAGTAGTCGGAATGATTGGCTTGATAGCAGTATTTTTATACATAACCATTCATTCTAAGAAAAAAGAAAGGTGTTCTACTAAGCGCTTGACATTATCAAAAGGAACTAGGGACATAGAACAAAAGGTGCATATCAACAGGCCCAAAATAAAGTCCCGCAAATTAATAAAACTTGATAAAAGGAATTTTAACTGGTCTGACGAGGATATTCAACGTAATACCAAAGAGGATATGAAAACGGCTTATTATCAACCTATTGTTGAGGAAAGAAAATTTATTCCTTACCGTTCGCCTTTTGAACCAATCAATCCTCCGGCGAAGCCAAAAGAAGAACAGGTGGATAGTGAGGTTGGTGAGATTCAAAATGTTGAGGAGAACAAAGTTGCCGGGTCAGAAAACAGTGAAAATCCAACTCAGGTTCCGGAATTGGAAGTTCAGGAAATAACCGTGGATGAAAGCCTGGAGGATAATGGAGATATAAATGATAACAATAGTGGCTTAATGGAGTATGAAGAAACAGAAGATGAGAATATGATCGGGGATGAAACAGAGGAGGATAGTTTTGAGCTATTTGAGCAAGATTCAACAGAAGATTCAAAATGTACTATATTAAAAGTAGAAATACCTAAACAAGTAAAAACAGATAACAAGCCGTTTCACAAAATGAAACCAAAAATTCGGGCAATTACTGTAAGAAAAAAAGCAGGACCTGAAAATGAAGACGTTTACCCTCCTGTGGAACTGCTGAATGCAAATCATACAAAAATAGACCGGGATTTTATGAGGGGAAAAATTGAATCTAATGCAAAAAAATTAGTAGAGACATTAGCCAGTTTTGGTGTAGGGGTTAAGGTGATTAATATCAGCCAGGGGCCATCGGTAACACGCTATGAGCTTCAGCCCAATGCAGGAGTAAAAGTTAGCAAAATTGTAAATCTGTCGGATGATATAGCATTAAGTCTTGCAGCAAAAGGAGTAAGGATAGAAGCTCCTATTCCGGGAAAAGCGGCGATAGGGATTGAAGTTCCTAATGAAGAAGTTGTTCCTGTATTTTTACGGGAAGTAATAGAGTCAAAGGAATTTCGCAATCATCCGTCCAAGCTTGCTTTTGCTGTAGGAAAAGATATTGCCGGCAATAATATGGTGGCCGATATAGCAAGAATGCCCCATCTTCTTATTGCAGGGGCTACGGGGTCAGGAAAAAGCGTATGTATTAATACTTTGATTGCAAGTATACTTTATAAGGCAAAACCTTCAGAAGTAAGATTGATTATGGTAGACCCAAAAGTGGTAGAATTGGGAATTTACAATGGTATACCGCATCTTCTTATTCCGGTGGTAACCGACCCTAAAAAAGCAGCAGGGGCCTTAAATTGGGCAGTACAGGAAATGACCAACCGTTATAAGCTGTTTGCCGATAACAACGTAAGGGATTTGAAAGGCTACAATGCGCTGTTAAAGGAGAAGGGAGAGGAAGATATAATCCCGCAAATCGTCATTATCATAGATGAATTGGCCGATTTGATGATGGTAGCTCCAAATGAGGTAGAGGATTCCATCTGCCGGTTGGCCCAGATGGCGAGAGCTGCGGGAATGCACCTTGTGATAGCTACCCAGAGACCTTCGGTGGATGTTATAACCGGCTTGATAAAGGCCAATATCCCGTCCCGGATATCCTTTGCAGTATCCTCCCAGGTTGATTCCCGTACTATTCTGGATATGGCCGGTGCAGAAAAACTTCTTGGGAAAGGGGATATGCTGTTTAACCCCATGGGAGAACCTAAACCAATCAGGGTACAGGGGGCATTTGTATCTGATAAGGAAGTAGAAGCTATTGTATCGCATATTAAATCTAATGTTGCTGCCAATTATGACGAGGATATTTTAGAAACAATAAACAGTCAGACCGAGTCATCAAAATCCGATTCTGAGAATGAAGATGAATTACTGCCTCAGGCTATAGAAATGTCCATAGAACATGGACAGGCTTCAGCATCTTTGCTGCAGCGGAAATTTAAAATTGGCTATTCAAGAGCGGCAAGGATCCTTGATCAAATGGAAGCACGAGGGATAGTGAGCGGCTATGAAGGAAGCAAACCAAGGCAGGTGCTTATCACAAAGGCCGAATGGGACGAAATGAATATATAA
- a CDS encoding AAA family ATPase yields MNRNTEILSKIIDNVEKVIVGKRRSIELMVISLICGGHVLIEDVPGVGKTTMVSSLARSLNLDFKRIQFTPDILPTDITGLTIYDPKTGEFRFHPGAVMTNILLADEINRTSPKTQSSLLEVMEEKQVTVDGNTYKLSLPFMVLATQNPIEYVGTFPLPEAQLDRFFMKIKIGYPTFQEEMGILSRFRSNNPLDQLNSVADADSIISIQQQVKDIHVDESIHQYIIHIVRSTRNHNDVALGVSPRGSLALLHASQAWALYQGRDYVIPDDVKLMVLPVLAHRMILKPEASLKDIDSITVLESILNATKVPIMD; encoded by the coding sequence GTGAACAGAAATACAGAGATATTATCAAAAATAATCGATAATGTTGAAAAGGTAATTGTCGGCAAACGTCGTTCTATAGAACTTATGGTAATTTCTTTAATTTGCGGAGGACATGTTTTAATCGAGGATGTACCGGGGGTAGGAAAAACAACAATGGTTTCATCCCTTGCAAGATCATTAAACCTGGATTTCAAAAGAATACAATTTACCCCGGATATCTTGCCCACAGATATTACCGGATTGACCATCTACGACCCAAAGACAGGAGAGTTCCGTTTTCATCCCGGTGCAGTGATGACAAACATTCTTCTGGCTGATGAGATTAACAGGACATCACCTAAAACCCAATCCAGCTTACTGGAGGTAATGGAAGAAAAGCAGGTTACGGTGGATGGAAATACTTATAAGCTCTCTTTACCGTTTATGGTACTGGCAACCCAAAATCCCATTGAATATGTTGGAACCTTCCCTTTGCCGGAAGCTCAACTGGACAGATTTTTTATGAAAATTAAAATCGGTTATCCTACTTTTCAAGAGGAAATGGGGATTCTAAGCCGTTTCCGCAGCAATAATCCGTTAGATCAGCTAAATTCTGTTGCGGATGCTGATTCAATTATTTCCATTCAGCAGCAGGTAAAGGACATTCATGTGGATGAATCAATTCATCAATATATTATTCATATCGTGAGATCTACACGAAATCACAACGATGTTGCTTTAGGCGTAAGTCCAAGAGGATCCCTGGCCCTTTTGCACGCTTCCCAGGCGTGGGCATTATACCAGGGCAGAGATTATGTGATACCCGATGATGTTAAACTTATGGTTTTACCTGTCCTGGCACACAGGATGATCCTTAAACCCGAAGCAAGCCTGAAGGATATCGATTCAATCACTGTGCTTGAGTCAATACTAAATGCAACAAAAGTCCCGATAATGGATTGA